A stretch of Prunus dulcis chromosome 6, ALMONDv2, whole genome shotgun sequence DNA encodes these proteins:
- the LOC117632772 gene encoding IQ domain-containing protein IQM2, with protein MGISFSCPFAEHTDLESGLESIIVKSISFGDDEVKTPVRSVSFKSGDTEPTIMKSLGSGKMTLETSVSFKGNELEKLVLVRVPSLEKSMSTASLSPLIKEMNIAPISPISKEMNFQSPRSDSSLGMIQPLQFPHPASPKHMAAIKLQKVYKSFRTRRKLADCAVLVEQSWWKLLDFAELKRSSISFFEIEKHETAISRWSRARTRAAKVGKGLSKNEKAQKLALQHWLEAIDPRHRYGHNLHFYYIKWLHCQSREPFFYWLDIGEGKEVNLVEKCPRSKLQQQCIKYLGPMERMAYEVVVEDGKFFYKQSGQVLHTTEEFNDAKWIFVLSASRTLYVGKKKKGTFQHSSFLAGGATSAAGRLVVEHGIIKAVWPHSGHYRPTEENFRDFVSFLEENKLDLTDVKLSPVEEEEEGSLSKKRSSAHIRCNSSEGDFIESVCELKTKETIVEDLTRDETDSVVQAAAAMDSHMSSRLCSVSRKLSNLAIPNRERFFVTSETQPAASSCSSIPVESPVDGYETAEENLSSEQDYMVPKKNLFEENHEETEEENIPQESILKRINSHKGMKSFQLGKQLSCKWTTGAGPRIGCVRDYPSELQFRALEHVSLSPRSAARSRSYFSPQITSGLSPRVLTPTKCGGEMEAIISSPALERLKSRTQSSPLFTGSRASAIANVS; from the exons ATGGGAATTTCCTTTTCCTGCCCATTTGCTGAGCACACCGATTTGGAAAGTGGGTTAGAATCAATAATTGTAAAGTCCATCAGCTTTGGGGATGATGAAGTGAAAACTCCTGTTAGATCAGTCAGTTTCAAAAGTGGTGATACAGAACCCACAATAATGAAATCTTTAGGCTCTGGAAAGATGACACTAGAAACTTCTGTTAGCTTTAAAGGGAACGAGTTAGAGAAACTGGTACTGGTTAGGGTTCCTTCATTAGAAAAGAGCATGAGCACTGCTTCACTCAGCCCCCTTATCAAAGAAATGAACATTGCACCAATCAGCCCCATTAGCAAAGAGATGAACTTTCAATCCCCAAGATCAGATAGTTCGCTGGGGATGATCCAACCCTTGCAATTTCCACATCCCGCCAGCCCCAAACACATGGCTGCAATTAAATTGCAAAAAGTATACAAAAGCTTCCGAACCAGACGAAAGCTAGCAGATTGTGCAGTTCTTGTTGAACAGAGCTG GTGGAAGCTTTTAGATTTCGCTGAGCTCAAGCGGAGTTCTATATCATTCTTTGAAATTGAGAAACATGAAACTGCCATCTCACGTTGGTCTAGAGCAAGGACCAGAGCTGCGAAG GTTGGAAAAGGTCtatcaaagaatgaaaaagCACAAAAACTTGCTCTGCAGCACTGGCTTGAAGCA ATTGACCCAAGGCATCGGTATGGACATAATCTACACTTTTATTACATTAAATGGCTCCATTGTCAGAGTAGAGAGCCCTTCTTCTACTGGCTAGATATTGGAGAAGGGAAGGAAGTAAATCTTGTTGAAAAATGCCCTCGATCAAAACTTCAACAGCAGTGTATCAAGTATCTCGGACCG ATGGAAAGAATGGCCTACGAAGTTGTTGTGGAGGATGGAAAATTCTTCTACAAGCAATCAGGGCAGGTCCTCCATACAACTGAAGAATTCAATGATGCCAAATGGATTTTTGTCCTTAGTGCTTCTAGAACCTTGTATGtcggaaagaaaaagaaggggacATTTCAGCATTCAAGTTTTTTGGCTGGAGGGGCCACATCTGCTGCAGGGAGATTAGTTGTTGAACATGGCATCATTAAG GCAGTTTGGCCTCACAGTGGTCATTATCGCCCTACAGAAGAAAATTTCAGAGACTTTGTCTCATTCCTCGAAGAGAACAAGTTGGATCTCACAGATGTTAAG TTAAGTCCGgttgaggaggaagaggaaggtTCACTTAGCAAGAAAAGAAGCAGTGCTCATATTAGATGCAACTCATCTGAAGGGGACTTCATCGAAAGTGTATGTGAGTTAAAGACCAAAGAAACCATTGTTGAAGACTTGACTCGCGACGAGACTGATTCAGTGGTACAAGCTGCTGCTGCAATGGATTCTCATATGTCAAGCCGGCTCTGCAGTGTTAGTAGAAAATTGTCTAATCTGGCAATACCAAACAGGGAAAGATTTTTCGTGACGAGTGAAACTCAACCTGCTGCTTCAAGTTGCAGTAGTATACCTGTAGAATCTCCAGTGGATGGTTATGAAACAGCAGAAGAAAATCTCTCATCAGAACAAGATTACATGGTTCCAAAGAAGAACTTGTTTGAAGAAAACCATGAAGAGACTGAGGAAGAAAACATTCCTCAAGAATCAATTCTCAAGAGGATTAACTCACACAAAGGAATGAAATCATTTCAACTGGGAAAGCAGTTGTCATGCAAATGGACAACAGGAGCTGGACCTCGCATTGGTTGTGTGAGGGACTATCCCTCAGAGCTCCAGTTTCGAGCTTTGGAGCATGTCAGCTTGTCCCCAAGAAGCGCAGCCCGTTCGAGATCATACTTCTCTCCTCAGATCACTAGCGGTTTGAGTCCAAGGGTGCTCACGCCGACAAAATGTGGTGGGGAGATGGAAGCAATCATAAGCTCGCCGGCACTTGAGAGATTGAAATCTAGAACTCAGTCCTCCCCACTTTTTACAGGAAGTAGAGCAAGCGCAATTGCTAATGTCTCATGA